A stretch of DNA from Pseudonocardia hierapolitana:
CGAAGCTGCGCCAGGAGGCGGGACGCCGCATCGACGCGCGCGAGGCGCTGGAGCTGGGCCTGGTCACCGACGCGCCCGACGACATCGACTGGGACGACGAGATCCGCATCATGATCGAGGAGCGGGCCTCCCTCTCCCCGGATGCGCTGACCGGCATGGAGGCCAACCACCGGTTCGTCGGCCCGGAGACGATGGAGTCGCGGATCTTCGGGCGGCTCACGGCGTGGCAGAACTGGATCTTCGTACGACCGAACGCGGCGGGCCCGGAGGGCGCGCTGCGCCGGTACGGCACGGGCCGCAGGGCCGACTTCGACCGCAGGCGGGTGTGACCACTTCATGAGCATCGACTACAGCGAGAAGATCCCGAACAACGTCGACTTGGCGGGCGACCGCAAGCTGCAGCGGGCCCTCGAGTCGTGGCAGCCCAACTTCCTGAACTGGTGGAAGACCATGGGCCCCGCCGTGCCCACCGAGGACGTGTACCTGCGCACGGCCGTCGCGGTCGGCCGCGAGGGCTGGGCCCACTTCGACCACGTTCCGATGGACGAGTACCGGTGGGGCGTGTTCCTCGCCGAACGCAACACCGACCGCCGCATCGCCTTCGGCGAGCAGAAGGGCGAGCCGGTGTGGCAGCAGGTGCCCGGCGAGTACCGCGCCGACCTGCAACGGCTCATCGTCATCCAGGGCGACACCGAGCCTGCGTCGGTGGAGCAGCAGCGCCGCCTCGGCGAGAGCGCCCCGTCGCTGTACGACCTGCGCAACCTCTTCCAGGTCAACGTGGAGGAGGGCCGGCACCTCTGGGCGATGGTGTACCTGCTGCACGCCTACTTCGGCCGCGCCGGGCGCGAGGAGGCCGAGGCGCTGCTGCAGCGCAACTCCGGTGACATCGACTCGCCGCGCATCCTCGGCGCCTTCAACGAGGAGACGCCGGACTGGCTGTCGTTCTTCATGTTCACGTACTTCACCGACCGGGACGGGAAGTACCAGCTCGGCACGCTGAAGGAGTCGGCGTTCGACCCCCTGAGCAGGACCTGCGAGTTCATGCTCAAGGAGGAGGCGCACCACATGTTCGTCGGCACCACGGGCGTCGACCGGGTGGTCGCGCGCACCGCGGAGCTGATGCGCGAGCACGACACCGACGACATCGCGCCGCGCGGCGGGATCCCCCTCGACGTGATCCAGAAGTACATCAACTTCCACTACTCGGTGTCGCTGGACCTCTTCGGCTCGGAGCGCTCCACGAACGCCGCCAACTACTTCACCGCGGGCCTGAAGGGCCGCTGGCAGGAGGAGCGGCGCAAGGACGACCACGTGCTCACCGAGGACGC
This window harbors:
- the boxB gene encoding benzoyl-CoA 2,3-epoxidase subunit BoxB; this translates as MSIDYSEKIPNNVDLAGDRKLQRALESWQPNFLNWWKTMGPAVPTEDVYLRTAVAVGREGWAHFDHVPMDEYRWGVFLAERNTDRRIAFGEQKGEPVWQQVPGEYRADLQRLIVIQGDTEPASVEQQRRLGESAPSLYDLRNLFQVNVEEGRHLWAMVYLLHAYFGRAGREEAEALLQRNSGDIDSPRILGAFNEETPDWLSFFMFTYFTDRDGKYQLGTLKESAFDPLSRTCEFMLKEEAHHMFVGTTGVDRVVARTAELMREHDTDDIAPRGGIPLDVIQKYINFHYSVSLDLFGSERSTNAANYFTAGLKGRWQEERRKDDHVLTEDATHIDVVRDGEITTDEVSALLALNHDLRREYIADCETGLKRWNRVLEKGGIDRRLYLPHLGFNRHVGVFADHHVTPKGDLVGEDVWEANRDRWLPSEADKTHVRSLMRPVYEPGKIAGWIAPPSKGINDKPVDYEYVHFP